One part of the Bacillus sp. FJAT-45350 genome encodes these proteins:
- a CDS encoding FUSC family protein has protein sequence MNQSKWIGRRVIKTGLAVFITAWVCNYFDLPVMFAVITAIVTTEPTAADSIKKGAIRLPAAALGAIFAIVVDMIFGHSALTYALVAMTTIVACSKLKLDNGTLIATLTAVAMIPGTSESFIIDFISRLSGTTIGIVVSTLVNFVILPPKFGPIVVHKVDSLYFQAANLLELVLKKESTSERAILLERFRALNQEIEKTLQLTKFQDEELKYRNFNENEQRSFIFLQKKLDYLQQIVFHIGNISFFDFAQHDKSLVDKPLLTGLTSSLILILKDPLHEINDNHIQLRFQLHQDVNNLPMHTMDENINRRLFFLFEIVSLEKLVNGLADVTNKERQYSLNEQTYPSYIFNRRVSYD, from the coding sequence ATGAACCAATCTAAATGGATTGGAAGACGCGTAATAAAAACCGGATTAGCTGTTTTCATCACTGCTTGGGTTTGCAATTATTTTGATTTGCCAGTAATGTTTGCTGTTATTACTGCAATTGTTACTACAGAACCAACAGCAGCAGATTCAATTAAGAAAGGAGCAATTCGTTTACCAGCGGCAGCACTTGGTGCCATTTTTGCTATTGTTGTAGATATGATTTTCGGTCATTCCGCACTCACCTATGCTCTCGTTGCAATGACGACAATAGTAGCTTGCTCTAAACTAAAGCTAGACAACGGAACTCTTATTGCTACACTAACTGCTGTCGCTATGATTCCGGGTACGAGCGAAAGTTTTATCATCGATTTTATCAGTCGTCTGTCTGGTACAACAATAGGAATTGTGGTCTCTACTTTAGTAAACTTCGTCATCTTACCACCTAAATTCGGCCCAATAGTCGTTCATAAAGTAGATTCGCTATATTTCCAGGCTGCAAATTTATTAGAATTAGTGCTGAAAAAAGAATCAACCTCAGAAAGAGCAATATTATTAGAACGCTTCAGAGCATTAAATCAAGAAATCGAAAAAACATTACAGTTAACCAAGTTTCAAGATGAAGAATTGAAGTACCGAAATTTTAACGAAAATGAACAACGATCATTTATCTTTTTACAAAAAAAATTAGACTACCTCCAACAAATTGTTTTTCATATAGGAAACATATCGTTTTTCGATTTTGCACAACATGATAAATCATTAGTAGATAAACCGTTATTAACGGGTCTAACAAGTTCGCTAATCCTAATTCTAAAAGACCCATTACATGAAATTAATGATAACCATATACAATTGAGGTTTCAATTACATCAAGACGTAAACAATCTCCCAATGCACACAATGGATGAAAATATAAATAGACGTTTGTTTTTTTTGTTTGAAATAGTGTCTTTAGAAAAGTTAGTCAATGGTTTAGCAGATGTTACTAATAAGGAACGACAATATTCTCTAAATGAACAAACTTATCCTAGTTATATTTTTAATAGACGTGTTTCATATGATTAG
- a CDS encoding polysaccharide deacetylase family protein yields the protein MEIKRILILILSFVIISTACNNGAMEEEIVEETEQEFSIIEEPIIDERDEEEESVVTEEESSIEPLYELSSDWRVIPIEGTGANEKVVLLTIDDAPDKYGVEMAERLQSLGVGAIFFINGHFLQSDEGKSQLKQIYELGFEIGNHTMTHPNLSKLSEQEQRDEIIKLNVLIEEITGERPRFFRAPFGVNTDISKQVVGEEDMKWMNWSYGYDFVSEYMNAEALAEIMVNTDLLRPGSNLLMHDRDFTLEALEEIVEGLQEKGYEIVEPSLIK from the coding sequence GTGGAAATAAAAAGGATATTAATACTAATATTATCTTTTGTAATAATAAGCACAGCATGTAATAACGGAGCAATGGAAGAAGAAATAGTGGAAGAGACTGAACAAGAGTTTTCTATTATAGAGGAACCTATAATAGATGAAAGAGATGAGGAAGAGGAGTCAGTAGTTACTGAGGAAGAGAGTAGTATTGAGCCTTTATATGAATTGAGTTCTGACTGGAGAGTTATTCCTATTGAAGGAACGGGAGCTAATGAAAAAGTCGTTCTTCTTACAATTGATGATGCTCCAGATAAGTATGGAGTAGAGATGGCAGAACGACTGCAAAGTCTTGGTGTAGGAGCAATATTTTTTATCAATGGACACTTTTTACAATCAGATGAAGGAAAAAGTCAGTTAAAACAAATTTATGAATTAGGATTTGAAATTGGAAACCATACAATGACTCATCCAAACCTAAGTAAACTTTCTGAACAAGAGCAACGAGATGAAATAATTAAACTAAATGTTTTAATTGAAGAAATAACTGGAGAACGCCCGAGGTTCTTTCGTGCACCATTCGGTGTAAATACAGACATTTCTAAGCAAGTTGTTGGTGAAGAGGATATGAAGTGGATGAACTGGAGTTATGGCTATGACTTTGTAAGTGAATATATGAATGCTGAAGCATTAGCGGAAATTATGGTGAACACAGACTTACTTAGACCTGGTTCTAACTTATTGATGCATGACCGAGATTTTACTTTAGAGGCATTAGAGGAAATTGTAGAAGGACTCCAAGAAAAAGGCTATGAAATAGTTGAACCCAGCCTAATAAAATAG
- a CDS encoding M23 family metallopeptidase, with protein sequence MVKWVIGIVFVVLMVGCQNQSGEEITHGEAKNNNAPSAELESLSMEVTESEARFLVDDLFAIIDGEYAYDEIHRTLQMTINDESYYLIDGVKVLERNGEYLPTDEIYLMIEGDHVYLPASFLNQGLGIDFQYEESALVFGWKGPTERVGGPPTNFDFDSWDADRMVEYLSFLQKPIKNAQVSTLPNHLPGAKRLYRNGYHEGLDWYDFASGGNISSETPIYAMGEGKVVRADHDYEEYPTAEVRNEDLKLTAALKETPEYIFDRLRGRQVWVQYDNGIMSRFAHLSHIPEEVKVGDKVNDETVIGFVGNSGTSGAVNQDDTELHLHQDLLIYGELFWKPLSQEEVHDVLVRVFK encoded by the coding sequence ATGGTTAAATGGGTCATCGGCATTGTTTTTGTCGTCTTAATGGTAGGATGTCAAAATCAATCAGGAGAAGAGATTACGCATGGTGAGGCTAAAAATAATAATGCGCCATCGGCTGAGTTAGAAAGTTTATCTATGGAGGTAACTGAATCAGAGGCTCGTTTTTTAGTGGACGATTTATTCGCTATCATAGATGGTGAGTATGCGTATGATGAAATTCATCGAACGCTTCAAATGACAATAAATGATGAAAGTTATTACTTGATTGATGGTGTTAAAGTTTTAGAACGTAATGGAGAGTATCTTCCTACTGATGAAATTTATTTAATGATAGAAGGTGACCATGTTTATCTTCCTGCATCATTTTTAAATCAAGGATTAGGGATAGATTTTCAATACGAAGAGTCAGCCTTAGTATTTGGGTGGAAAGGGCCTACTGAAAGGGTAGGAGGACCTCCTACAAATTTTGATTTTGATAGTTGGGATGCAGATAGGATGGTTGAATACTTATCCTTCCTACAGAAACCTATTAAGAATGCACAAGTGAGTACGCTTCCTAATCATCTACCTGGTGCTAAGCGTCTTTATCGAAATGGTTATCATGAGGGTTTAGATTGGTATGACTTTGCATCAGGTGGAAATATTAGTAGTGAAACACCAATCTATGCAATGGGTGAAGGAAAAGTTGTAAGAGCAGACCATGACTATGAGGAATATCCAACTGCTGAAGTTAGAAACGAGGATTTAAAGCTTACAGCAGCTCTTAAAGAAACACCAGAATATATATTTGATCGGTTACGAGGTAGGCAAGTATGGGTTCAGTATGATAATGGAATAATGAGTCGCTTTGCTCACTTGTCTCATATTCCAGAGGAAGTAAAAGTTGGAGATAAAGTAAATGATGAAACTGTCATTGGTTTTGTGGGGAATTCAGGGACAAGTGGTGCTGTAAATCAAGATGATACAGAACTTCATTTGCATCAAGATTTACTGATTTATGGAGAATTATTTTGGAAGCCGTTGAGTCAAGAAGAAGTACATGATGTATTAGTGAGGGTTTTTAAATAA
- a CDS encoding DUF1885 family protein yields MSNRAYIKLVEGSKQQSITLEELKDIFRYYQSITTKTGTQVDWAYEDSSFPYEMLDVPESNGQYFYLKSRGISRYKYIVFGIGIEEIVTSDDTTEEQMYIEVILPEGATHGDKGKANEFCKFLAKKLEGELHLFNNRIMYFYKRK; encoded by the coding sequence ATGTCAAATCGCGCATACATAAAGCTGGTAGAGGGTTCAAAACAACAATCGATTACACTTGAGGAACTTAAGGATATTTTCAGATACTACCAATCAATTACAACAAAAACTGGAACACAAGTTGACTGGGCTTATGAGGATTCATCATTTCCTTATGAAATGTTAGATGTACCAGAGAGTAATGGGCAATATTTTTATTTAAAAAGCCGTGGAATTTCTCGATATAAGTACATCGTATTCGGAATTGGGATTGAAGAAATTGTTACTAGTGATGACACCACAGAAGAACAAATGTACATTGAAGTCATTCTCCCTGAAGGAGCTACTCACGGTGATAAAGGAAAAGCTAATGAATTTTGTAAATTCCTAGCTAAGAAATTAGAAGGTGAGCTTCATTTATTCAACAATCGCATTATGTACTTCTATAAAAGAAAATAA
- a CDS encoding DUF3055 domain-containing protein gives MNLFERLYDEQENVKVQFTGFTTDEARYDFGIVYTNMFFGKPLVVCMQTGRSALLCADDITNPEHLQNAFHIKERKEAEDLALFFEKALPSMPREPQY, from the coding sequence ATGAATTTGTTTGAGCGATTATACGATGAGCAAGAAAATGTAAAGGTACAGTTTACTGGGTTCACGACTGATGAAGCGCGCTATGATTTTGGGATTGTTTATACAAACATGTTCTTTGGTAAGCCTCTAGTCGTTTGCATGCAAACTGGACGTTCTGCATTACTATGTGCAGATGATATTACGAATCCAGAGCATCTACAAAATGCATTTCATATCAAAGAGAGAAAAGAAGCAGAGGATTTGGCGTTATTTTTTGAGAAAGCGTTACCTTCAATGCCGAGAGAGCCTCAGTATTAA
- a CDS encoding GapA-binding peptide SR1P, whose protein sequence is METVGIIVCQTCNETIEHFDGEKVTTLYAKCAADCPKCSKENLNKK, encoded by the coding sequence ATGGAAACTGTGGGTATTATTGTATGTCAAACTTGCAACGAGACAATTGAACATTTTGATGGGGAAAAGGTGACTACTTTATACGCAAAGTGTGCTGCAGACTGTCCAAAGTGTAGTAAAGAGAACTTAAATAAAAAATAA
- a CDS encoding aminotransferase class I/II-fold pyridoxal phosphate-dependent enzyme, translating into MSRQQLTPLFTGVVEHAKKNPIQFHIPGHKKGQGMDPSFRNFIGENALSIDLINIGPLDDLHHPHGIIKEAQELAAEAFGADHTFFSVQGTSGAIMTMIMSVCGPGDKIIVPRNVHKSIMSAIIFSGATPIFIHPEIDKDLGISHGITIDSVAKALSQHPDAKGLLVINPTYFGISANLKDIVELAHSYSIPVLVDEAHGVHIHFHDELPLSAMQAGADMAATSVHKLGGSMTQSSVLNVKEGLVSPTRVQSIISMLTTTSTSYLLLSSLDTARKRLATEGRMMIDNTIKLANYTREKINDISGFYCVGKEILGTKATYDYDPTKLIISIKDLGITGYDAEVWLREQYNIEVELSDLYNILCIISFGDTHEEVNRLISALSELSKLHEENIQARKTVHVDVPNIPHLSLSPRDAFYAETESIPFDESAGRVIAEFVMVYPPGIPILIPGEIISEQNIDYINQNLEVGLPVQGPEDPEFKMIKVIKEHRAIR; encoded by the coding sequence TTGTCCCGACAACAATTAACACCATTATTTACAGGTGTCGTTGAACACGCAAAAAAGAACCCAATCCAATTCCATATACCAGGACATAAAAAAGGACAAGGTATGGACCCAAGCTTTCGTAACTTTATAGGCGAAAATGCATTGTCAATAGACTTAATAAACATAGGTCCATTAGATGATCTTCATCACCCCCACGGGATTATAAAAGAAGCTCAAGAATTAGCTGCTGAAGCATTCGGTGCTGATCATACATTCTTTTCAGTCCAAGGGACAAGCGGAGCAATCATGACAATGATTATGTCTGTTTGTGGCCCTGGCGATAAAATAATCGTACCAAGAAATGTCCACAAATCCATTATGTCGGCGATAATCTTTTCTGGAGCAACTCCCATTTTTATTCACCCAGAAATTGATAAGGACCTTGGAATCTCACATGGAATCACAATTGACTCAGTTGCAAAAGCTTTATCACAGCACCCAGATGCAAAGGGGCTACTAGTAATAAACCCAACTTATTTCGGAATTTCCGCTAATTTAAAAGACATTGTTGAATTAGCTCATAGTTATTCTATCCCTGTATTAGTTGATGAAGCACACGGAGTTCATATTCACTTTCATGATGAACTTCCACTATCCGCTATGCAAGCAGGAGCTGATATGGCAGCTACAAGTGTTCATAAGCTCGGCGGGTCAATGACACAAAGTTCAGTACTTAATGTAAAGGAAGGACTCGTTTCCCCTACTAGAGTACAATCCATTATAAGTATGCTTACAACTACTTCAACATCCTATTTACTATTATCATCCTTAGACACAGCTAGGAAGCGGTTAGCTACTGAAGGTAGAATGATGATAGATAATACGATAAAATTAGCAAATTACACTAGAGAAAAAATTAACGATATTTCCGGCTTTTACTGTGTAGGGAAAGAAATTCTAGGTACAAAAGCTACTTATGATTATGACCCTACAAAATTAATTATTTCTATTAAGGATCTTGGTATCACCGGATATGATGCAGAAGTTTGGCTTAGAGAGCAGTATAATATTGAGGTCGAACTTTCTGACCTATATAACATTCTTTGTATTATTTCATTCGGTGATACTCACGAAGAAGTCAACCGTTTAATTAGTGCACTTTCTGAGTTATCAAAGCTACATGAAGAGAATATTCAAGCAAGAAAAACCGTACATGTAGATGTACCGAATATTCCACATCTATCCCTTTCTCCACGGGATGCCTTTTATGCAGAGACTGAATCTATTCCTTTCGATGAATCTGCAGGAAGAGTTATTGCAGAGTTTGTCATGGTATATCCACCGGGAATTCCAATTCTCATACCTGGAGAAATTATATCAGAGCAAAACATTGATTATATAAATCAAAACCTTGAAGTGGGATTACCAGTACAAGGACCAGAAGATCCAGAGTTCAAAATGATCAAAGTAATTAAAGAACATCGAGCAATTAGGTAA
- a CDS encoding IS4 family transposase, with the protein MDKITRKTSFGQWFSPINFQLFEENVKTLKLDYYTKKLTTESFLKLLLFAQIQEIESLHALGDSLFDDKLQKEVNLDSISISQLSRRLNGMNPDLFQKLFLDLVTQIHAKTHPTKLIMPLKIIDSSTLPLNLTHHKWAKFRKTKAGVKLHLRLVFMENGLSYPEKAVITTAKEHDRGQLEVMIDNKECMYVFDRGYLDYERFDRMTDDGYFFLTRLRKNAVVREVYEFKLPEGSAVLSDQMVLIGTTQNRSENYFRLLKVKDSKGNELHLITNRFDLSAEEISEMYKSRWAIELFFKWIKQHLNIKKFYGQSEWAIQNQVFIALIVFCLHVLVQLETNSKRKTLQISRYLRAALWKPAHIWIRKIEGKAVP; encoded by the coding sequence ATGGACAAGATTACACGAAAAACTTCATTTGGACAATGGTTTTCACCCATTAATTTTCAATTATTTGAAGAAAACGTGAAAACATTGAAATTAGATTACTATACGAAAAAGTTAACGACCGAATCATTTCTAAAATTACTTCTCTTTGCACAAATTCAAGAAATCGAAAGTCTTCATGCGCTGGGCGATAGTCTTTTTGATGACAAACTTCAAAAAGAAGTTAACCTTGATTCTATCAGTATCTCTCAGCTATCACGGCGATTAAATGGTATGAATCCTGACTTATTTCAAAAGCTTTTCTTAGATTTAGTTACACAAATTCATGCCAAAACACACCCTACAAAACTTATTATGCCGTTAAAAATCATTGATTCAAGCACATTGCCACTTAATTTGACCCATCATAAATGGGCTAAGTTCCGCAAAACAAAAGCGGGAGTTAAGTTACATTTGCGTCTTGTGTTTATGGAAAATGGACTCTCCTATCCTGAAAAAGCTGTTATCACAACGGCAAAAGAACACGATCGTGGTCAACTTGAAGTGATGATTGATAACAAAGAATGCATGTATGTGTTTGACCGTGGTTACCTTGATTATGAGCGCTTTGATCGCATGACGGATGATGGCTACTTTTTTCTTACAAGACTACGTAAAAACGCTGTCGTACGTGAAGTGTATGAATTTAAACTACCAGAAGGTTCAGCTGTATTATCAGATCAAATGGTATTGATTGGTACAACTCAAAACCGTAGTGAAAATTACTTTCGCCTATTAAAAGTGAAGGATTCAAAAGGAAATGAACTTCATTTAATCACTAACCGTTTTGACTTGAGTGCTGAAGAAATTTCTGAGATGTATAAATCACGTTGGGCAATTGAACTGTTTTTCAAATGGATAAAACAGCATCTCAACATTAAAAAGTTCTATGGTCAAAGCGAATGGGCGATTCAAAATCAAGTGTTTATTGCACTGATTGTTTTTTGCCTGCATGTTCTTGTTCAACTCGAAACGAATAGCAAGCGAAAAACCTTACAAATTAGCCGTTATTTAAGGGCTGCGCTATGGAAGCCAGCGCATATCTGGATTCGAAAAATTGAAGGAAAAGCAGTCCCTTAA
- a CDS encoding UPF0223 family protein gives MEHSVNMPISLDWSKEEVIDVMEFFQGIEKVYSKGLERDRLMNLYRRFKEIVPSKSEEKQIFNQFDSDSGLSCYHAVKKAKESESGLIIKL, from the coding sequence ATGGAACATAGCGTTAATATGCCTATCTCGTTAGATTGGAGCAAAGAAGAAGTAATTGATGTGATGGAGTTCTTCCAAGGGATCGAAAAGGTTTATAGTAAAGGTCTAGAAAGGGATAGATTAATGAACCTTTATCGTAGGTTTAAAGAAATTGTTCCTTCCAAAAGCGAAGAGAAACAAATTTTTAACCAATTTGACAGTGATTCAGGTCTATCATGCTATCATGCTGTGAAAAAGGCGAAGGAATCTGAATCTGGCTTGATTATTAAGCTATAA
- a CDS encoding YktB family protein — MDFQGFEQKDFDVFTIEGLDPRMDALKERVRPKLEQLGEHLAPTLSTMTGDEMFPHVAKHARRKVNPPNDTWVAFANNKRGYKMLPHFQIGLFESHLFVWFAVIYEAPIKEGFSKQLLAQSNKVKDLIPDDYMWSGDHMKPDATKQSELDLTELESLFERLGNVKKAEILCGIHIDRHDPILSNGQALLKKIEETFKTVMPIYKMAQQSTMVVE; from the coding sequence ATGGATTTTCAAGGATTTGAACAGAAGGATTTTGATGTTTTTACAATAGAAGGATTAGATCCTCGTATGGACGCTTTAAAAGAAAGAGTTAGACCGAAACTTGAACAGTTAGGTGAACATCTTGCTCCTACTTTATCTACTATGACTGGTGACGAGATGTTTCCACATGTAGCCAAACATGCTAGAAGAAAAGTAAACCCTCCTAATGATACATGGGTTGCCTTTGCTAACAATAAACGAGGCTATAAAATGTTACCACATTTTCAAATTGGTTTGTTTGAAAGTCATTTATTTGTATGGTTTGCAGTGATATACGAAGCTCCAATCAAAGAAGGATTTTCAAAACAATTACTTGCACAATCAAACAAAGTTAAAGACCTAATCCCTGATGATTACATGTGGTCTGGTGACCATATGAAGCCAGATGCAACAAAACAGTCGGAATTAGACTTAACTGAACTAGAATCACTTTTTGAACGTCTAGGGAATGTAAAAAAAGCAGAAATACTATGTGGAATTCATATTGACCGACATGACCCTATATTATCAAATGGACAAGCTCTTTTAAAAAAAATAGAGGAAACGTTTAAAACTGTTATGCCAATATATAAAATGGCTCAACAATCTACGATGGTGGTAGAATAA
- a CDS encoding inositol monophosphatase family protein, translating to MNEIDWFDVEKIAKDWVKEAGQLLKESMLQTIEVESKSNPDDLVTEMDRRIERYFLNKINERFPNHQFLGEEGSGEVVESEKGIVWIVDPIDGTTNFVHQKYNFAISLAVYENGIGKIGLIYNVMADELFSAVKGNGAYLNDTKLPKLAPVSVEKAIIGLNARWLLEEENSTNKCFKRLVESVRGVRSYGSAAIEICYVVAGRLDGYISLGLSPWDFAAGTVLLEEVNGCYSTFDGKPLNILKSSSVFVGKPKFHDEIIKDFVQKELGA from the coding sequence ATGAATGAAATTGATTGGTTTGACGTTGAAAAGATTGCTAAAGACTGGGTGAAAGAAGCGGGTCAATTACTCAAGGAATCTATGTTACAAACGATAGAAGTCGAGAGTAAATCTAATCCAGATGATTTAGTGACAGAAATGGACCGACGAATAGAACGTTATTTTTTAAATAAAATTAACGAACGATTTCCTAACCATCAATTTCTTGGGGAAGAAGGTAGTGGTGAAGTGGTTGAATCAGAAAAAGGGATCGTTTGGATCGTTGACCCTATAGATGGTACAACAAATTTTGTTCACCAAAAATATAACTTTGCCATTTCTTTAGCTGTCTATGAAAATGGAATTGGCAAGATTGGGCTGATTTATAATGTCATGGCAGATGAACTATTTAGTGCAGTAAAAGGTAACGGTGCCTATTTAAATGACACAAAACTCCCTAAACTAGCCCCTGTATCAGTAGAAAAAGCAATAATAGGGCTGAATGCAAGATGGCTTTTAGAAGAAGAGAATAGTACAAACAAATGTTTTAAACGATTAGTGGAATCTGTTCGTGGAGTTAGATCCTATGGTTCTGCAGCTATAGAAATATGTTATGTCGTTGCAGGAAGGTTAGATGGCTATATCAGTTTAGGTTTATCACCTTGGGACTTTGCAGCTGGTACGGTTCTTCTAGAAGAAGTGAACGGGTGCTATTCAACTTTTGATGGTAAACCATTAAATATACTTAAATCTAGTTCAGTTTTTGTAGGGAAACCAAAGTTTCATGACGAAATAATTAAAGATTTTGTTCAGAAGGAGTTGGGAGCATGA
- a CDS encoding NAD(P)-dependent oxidoreductase: MKVGFIGLGTMGLPMTKNIISAGYETYVVSRSRPPIEEAVSLGAKEAASPKELIETVDIVLTCLPLPESIIDVYEGENGLIAGATEGKIIVDHSTVSPELNKQVSAQLEEKGAFFIDGPVSGGPMGAKAGTLTIMCGGSEKAFHDSYEVLKVIGDYVVQVGPTGNGSVIKLINNMLVGVHTTALSEAFVMGEKAGVNPKTLFDIIKRSSGFSKSMDWSVEAILDRAFEQRFSIKLLHKDMKLALSLADNLEVPVEVVELAEAIVARAKESHGNEDVSAIIRPLEEKVGVRVERWEKN, translated from the coding sequence ATGAAAGTAGGTTTTATTGGTTTAGGGACAATGGGATTACCGATGACGAAAAATATCATTTCTGCTGGATACGAAACATACGTGGTAAGTAGAAGTCGTCCGCCTATTGAAGAAGCTGTATCACTTGGTGCAAAGGAAGCTGCAAGTCCAAAAGAATTAATAGAGACAGTAGATATTGTTTTAACGTGTTTACCTTTACCAGAATCAATTATTGATGTTTACGAAGGAGAAAACGGTTTAATAGCTGGTGCAACTGAAGGTAAAATCATTGTTGATCATTCCACTGTAAGTCCTGAGCTTAATAAACAAGTGAGTGCTCAGTTGGAGGAAAAGGGTGCATTCTTTATTGACGGACCTGTTAGTGGTGGACCAATGGGGGCTAAGGCTGGCACTTTAACTATTATGTGTGGAGGTAGTGAAAAAGCTTTTCATGACAGTTATGAAGTATTGAAGGTCATTGGGGATTATGTTGTACAAGTTGGACCGACTGGAAATGGAAGTGTGATTAAGCTCATCAATAATATGCTAGTTGGTGTTCATACTACTGCACTTTCGGAAGCGTTTGTCATGGGTGAGAAGGCTGGGGTTAATCCAAAAACCCTTTTTGATATAATAAAAAGAAGCTCTGGTTTTTCTAAAAGTATGGATTGGTCTGTTGAAGCAATTCTTGATCGTGCATTTGAGCAAAGGTTTAGTATTAAGCTACTTCATAAAGATATGAAACTTGCTTTATCTCTTGCTGATAATCTAGAAGTACCTGTTGAAGTGGTGGAATTAGCTGAAGCGATCGTAGCTAGGGCTAAAGAAAGTCATGGTAATGAAGATGTATCTGCCATTATCCGTCCTCTTGAGGAAAAGGTAGGAGTACGAGTGGAGCGTTGGGAGAAGAATTAA
- a CDS encoding DUF5325 family protein, whose protein sequence is MKKENIMFLLLAVITVICIMGIGIAVAERSLLITLLSLIGIFIATGLGFNLKKKLRESNEM, encoded by the coding sequence ATGAAGAAAGAAAATATAATGTTTTTATTGTTAGCAGTGATTACTGTCATTTGTATTATGGGTATTGGGATAGCGGTAGCTGAACGAAGTCTTTTAATTACACTCTTATCATTAATTGGGATTTTCATTGCAACTGGTCTGGGCTTTAATCTTAAAAAGAAGCTACGAGAATCGAATGAAATGTAA